Genomic DNA from Candidatus Koribacter versatilis Ellin345:
AGAGGTGTCAAGATCACAAGAGCGATCATGATCTGTGGTAGGCGGCGAGTCATATTCTTCCTCCTGGTTTAATGCTCGTACTGCAATTGCGGCTTCGGCTGAAGCGAGTCTCTCCGAGCCGGTTGCTTCGATCGCTGAAGAATGCACGAACATTGCCACACGCAGTTTCGAACTGAACTCAGAGCGAACAAGAGGGTAGAGTCAGTTGAAGCAGGTCACACGTGCATATTGTCAGGTGCCCGAGGAATACAACCGCAGCCAACGTAACGTCAGTTCGTGACGCTATGTTGACGGACACGTCATGCCCTACTGAGGAACTTCGTAGCGCAACCCTGGAATCGCCTCGACTCAATCGGCTGAACCTGGGCGCGAGCGCGCCTTGAGCGTTTGCCCCATCTCAGATCGGAGATTGAAGAGAGTCCGCCTGCAGCGGGCGACGGTCACTCCCATCCATTCTCGGTCGACGAAGGTGGCCTTCGTCGTGCAGGTCTCTCTTGTCGCGTGCCGCAAGAAAATCACGGCGCACAAGGCTTGCGCGAGGGATAAAAAAGATGACGAAGCGTGATCGAAAAAGACACATGGAAACGGGGCCTGACTCCGCTGGACAAGGCGGAGCTACGCAACAGATTTCGGATACCCCAATTGCGGACTTCGAAAGTGTGGAGGAGTTGGCAGAGGAGGGCAATGCGTTCGAAGCCAACGTCATCTACGGAGTCGAAAATGCGAGTGATCCGAGTGTGTCAGAGGTAATCACTCATGAGGTTCCTGAAGACGATGTACCGGGCGAATATCTGGACCCCGACTAGCAACGAGTGTAAGCCAGGGAGGTCCTCGCCCTCAGCTAGCGCGCCTTCTGTAATTCGCTGGATTTCGACGAAATGACGTCCATCAGATTCTTCCATGACTTTACAAACGACTTCGCGCCATCGCCTTGAAGCTGAGTGGCCAATCGATCGACATTCACGCCACTCTCGGCAAAATGTTTGAGTGTCACTTCGGCAGAGCCAGCATCTGTAGCGAGAGTGGTATCGATTTCTCCATGATCAGCAAAAGCCTTCAGGGTTTTCTCGGGCATGGTATTTACCGTGAAGGGAGCTGCCAGGGCTTTGACATACAGGATGTCGGATGCGGCAGGGTCTTTTGCGCCAGTGCTGGCCCAAAGCAGGCGTTGGGCTCGACCTCCGAAATTGTACAAACGACGCGAGCGCTCGGAACTTACGAGATAGTGATAGGCAGAGTAGATTCCCTTCGCAATCGCAATGCCCATCTGACTACGAAAATCAGGGACCATATCCATAACAGCGACATCCCACCGGCTGATGAAAACCGATGCCACGGAGGGAACGTACGGATTCAGGCCGGTGTCAATCCGCCGTTCTACCCCCCGCAGGTATGCTTCGGCTGCGCTTAGATACTGTTCCGTTGAAAACAAGAGAGTCACGTTCACGGGAACACCGGCAAAAATCGCCTCCTCGATCGCGAGTACGCCTTCTTTGGTTCCGGGGATTTTGATGAAGACGTTCGGTCGACCTGCGCGCAAAAACAAGTCCTTGGCCGCCTTTACAGTAGCCGCGGCGTCATGGGCCAGCAGAGGTGAGACTTCGAGCGAGACCCACCCGTCAATTCCGTTCGTCTGATCGTGGGTTGGCCGGAACAAGTCGGCAGCCTTGGTGATGTCCTCGAGCACTAGGTCGAAGAGAATGGCCTCAACTTCTTTTCCACTGCCCAGATTTTCGCAGATTGACCCGTCATAGGCGGTACTGTTTCTGATGGCATGCTCGAAGATTGTGGGGTTCGACGTGAGGCCGGTCACGGAGAACTCGTGGATGTAAGCTCCAAGCGTCCCACTCGTCAAAAGATCCCGCGTGATGTTATCGAGCCAAAGGCTCTGGCCTAAATCATGAAGTTGTTGTGTTGGTTTCATATCTTCTAGTATTCGCATTTGAGCGACCAATACCGTGGCATAGCACTTTTGCGAAATCTTTTTTGCTTCAGTCCCGTTCAGCTGGGTAATCAACAACTCGCGCGGTTAAGTGTCAAGCGGACGTCTCAGTGTTGTTATGTTGACATGACCAATTGAGCCACTCTTGCCGTCGTACCTCGGACTGCGATGAAGGCGCAGCTCTTCGCCCAATCTGACATTCGCCCATGTGTTGGTAAGTCTCGTGCTGGCTTCGTCTAGCGGGAAAACGATGTGCGGCGGCATCGAGTATGTCTTGTATTCAAGCCAACACGAACATTCATTGAACTTGTCTGGCGAACAGAGACGTCCGTCAGCAACGAATGAAGCGGCACAAGACAAGCGCCTTCCTATATTGGAGAGATCACTCATGCAAATCGCTATGATCGGACTTGGAAGAATGGGTTCAAATATGGTGCGCAGGTTGCTTAGAGCAGGCCACGAATGCGTGGTGTTCGATCGATCTCGGCAGCCCATCGACGAGCTTACCCGTGAGAACGCCATACCTGCGGCAAGTCTTGGAGATGTTGTGGAAAAGCTGAAACCTCCGCGGGCGGTTTGGTTGATGGTCCCAGCCGGTGCTGTGGACGGCACGGCTGTCGAACTTCTGGATTTTCTGGAGCCCGGAGACACCCTCATCGACGGCGGTAACTCGTATTATGTTGACGACATAAGACGAGCAAGAGAGCTCGCTTTGCGAGGAATCCACTATGTGGATGAAGGGGTGCCAGCCCCCGTGCTTTCGACGGCGTTGTATGAGCGTTTCAGTTCGCGGGGAGAAGCGGATTACCAGGACAGATTGGTATCCGCGATGCGTTACCAGTTCGGAGGACACGTCGAACTGCCGGGATCCAAGCACGCGGCATGACGGCCTTGCGGAGCTCTTGTCATTACGGGTGAACTGGTCGCCAAGTACGCTGCCCCTCTATCTTGAAACCCCCACTGACCTTTTTCACGATGCCGACACCCGTGTCATAAGAACGTCAGAAAACGCAGGGTACATCTCTGTTACCTTTTCGCGGCGTGCGAACATTCCTAGGTAGCGACGTCCTGAAGGACGGGGATGCCTTTATGGATATCCTTCATCCGCCTCTCCCATCGCGTTTTCACTCACCTCGAACCCGCAATTCTCTCGTCCTCTGATGCGCAAGCGTCCGGTCAAGGCGTGAACGCTCATGGCCAACGAGTGGCACACGACGTGCGTTCGACTGATGAGGAGCTTAGCAATGGGGACAAATGTTACGCATCTTGATCGTGCACCGGAACCCTCATCAGGCAGTCATCAGAGCGCAGTCGAAGAATTGACCAACATTTTTGTCGACCGCTGGCGGTCATTGTATCGGATAGCGAGGCGGCAGCTTGAAAACCGAGCGGACGCTGAGGACGCAGTTCAGGATGCCTTTTTGTCTGCATATACCCATCTGGATCAGTTCAAGAGACAAGCTCAAATGTCCACTTGGGTGACGACAATTCTAATCAATTCAGCTCGGATGAAATTGCGTGGGCGTCCGCGACAGGTGCATGTCTCTTTCAACGATCAACCGCAAGATAACGATTGCGAGCCATTTTACAAAGCGCTTCGCGATCGTCGGCCCAGCCCTGAAGAGGTGACTCAACAAAATGAACTGACGGAGCAGGCGGGGCTATTCTCTGAACGGCTTTCACCTTCTTTGCGTGCGACTTTCCAGCTACGCGACATCTATGGAGAGAGCGTTCGCGATACGGCGGCAATTTTGGGAGTTCACAGAAGGGGCGGTCAAAACGCGGCTCGCCAGGGCTCGCTCCGCGCTCAAGGGACCGATGCAACGCATCCTCAATAGAAAAGGGAAAACGAGTCTAGAATTGGTCCGAGAATGACACCGGGCAATATCGCGGAATTTCACGTCATCACACGCCATCAGAGCTGACACGCTTCTCGCTGCAACTTTCCGGCACGAGTTCGGCAACCTCATATCGATAAAGATCATCATCAAGTTCCGACGTGTCGGGCCCGAAAGCCTGAAGCGGGCATTCATAATCTTAGACGACTGAACTCAGAACGAGCGTGGGTCCGTTCGACGCACGAGAAGGCTGCTGCCCACATGGGCTCACCTGATCTTTCCAGCAAAATTGATGCGTTTCCCGAGCCGACGCTTTTAATCGACCGCACCGGAACGGTTGTCGCTTCTAATCGGAGTGCGTCGCAGTTGCTGCGGTTATCATCGGCGAGAATCATCGGGAAACCCCTTCGTAAGCTCGTTCGTGAGGATCCCGAGAAGCTGGCGGGATACATTCGCGGCTGGCTGCGCAATTCCAAACAGGCCTCGGACAAGCGGACCACGCTGACGGTCCTTCCCAGGGATGGGCGAGAGATTGTTTGCAGAGCTGTAGGAGCATTATTGCCGGCTCGCGTGGATCAACCCCGCCTGCTTTGCCTTAGGTTTCTAGCTCTTACAATGACCGCGACAGAGCAACGCGAACCGCATCTCCTTTCCGCGTGTAAAAAGCAAGCGCAACCGCAAGCCGATCAAAGATGGCGAACTGCCTTCGAGAACGCGGCGATCGGAATCGTCATGGCGGACTTTAATGGTCGCTATTTCTCTAGCAATGCTGCGTTCCGCAGAATGTTGGGCTATACCGAGGCCGATCTCTACCGATTAACCTTCGATGAAGTCACGTTCGAGGGTGACCGTGAAGCTAATCTGTTGTTGGTCCGCGAGCTCGTAGGCGGCAAACGACGACACTTCGAACTCGAGAAGCGCTACCGCCGCAAAGACGGCACTTTGCTTTGGGTACGGCAACACGTTGCACTAGTTCCAGGAATGCAAGGTGTTGCGCCATTTTGGCTAGGTGTTGTCGAGGACATTACCGACGGCAAGCGCGTTGAACATGAGCTCAGCGTGCAGCGACAGAAATTTCTTGAGAGCGAGGCGCGGCTGCAGGCGTTTTTTGAAAATAGCCCCAACCCGATTTTCATTAAAGATCGAGAGGGCCGATATCTCCACGTTAATAGAGAATTCAAACGAGTTCTCTGCTCCGCGCAAAAACGAGTCCTAGGAAAGAGAGACGACGAACTGTTCTCAGCCGAACAGGCCGCTGCTTTTCAGGCCAATGACCGGCAGGTGCTCGAAGCTGGCGTTCCGATGGAATTTGAGGAGACCGCTTTCGAAGAAGATGGGCAGCACACCAGCATCGTCCAGAAGTTTCCGCTATTGAATGCGGAGGGAGAGATTTACGGCATTGGCGGCATTGTTACCGATATCACTGAGCGTAAGAAATCGGAATCCGCGCTTCGATTCAGTGAGGAGTCGTATCGCGTTGTGGTCGAAACGGCCAACGATGCCGTTATCAGCACAGACGAAACCGGCACGATCCGTTTTGCCAATTCCACTACTTCGAGAGTCTTTGGATATGACTCAACTGAGCTGATCGGGAAGCCCTGGACTGTGCTGATGACAGAACACCTGCGCCAGGTACATGAGGCCGGATTCAGACGCTACTTGGAAACTGGCGTGCGGCATATGAACTGGCAAGGTACCGAGCTGGTTGGACTGCACAAGAATGGGAGAGAGTTCCCGGTAGAGATTTCAATCGGAGAGCTTGCCCGGAGTGGCCGGCGGATGTTCACCGGCTTTATCAGAGATATCAGTGAAAGAAAGCAGGCAGAAGAAATCCGAACCACTGCATTTGAATTCCTCACGAAGCCATTCAGCGATCAGGATCTGCTGGAGGCGATTCGCATCGCACTGGAGCGACATCGCCATAAGCAGGGACACGAGCAAGAGCTGGCGAAGCTTCGACGGCGCTTCGGGTTCTTGAGCTTCCGGGAGCGGGAAGTAACCTCTATGGTTGTTTCGGGCATGGCCAACAAACAGATCTCCGTTAAACTCGGGATATCGGAAAACACCGTTAAGGTTCACAGGAGTCGAGCAATGAAGAAGATGCAGGCCCGGTCTCTTCCTGAGCTCGTCAGAATGATGGAACAGCTGAAAGACTTTTTTGAAAAGCCAGCGTAAACGAAAGCCGTATCCGGAGTACATCTTTCGTCCAATAGAACTTCTCTTCCTTCGGGCGATAACATGATGTGGCTCTCTTGATTGTGTGCTGCTGGATCCGTCTTATTGCCGCCCGCGCTAGACATTCGAGTCCAGAGAGTCTTCGAACGTGCTAAGGCGCAGGACTCTTCCGTGAGGTGAGAATGGTCGAGCAAACCACGTTACAAAATGGGGTTTCACTTGAGGCTTCGATATCGGAGGGCGGGGCTTCGTTGGAGTCGATCCTATGTACCGAGGATCTGCAAAGCCGTCCGTCGCGTCCGCCCGACTGTGAAAAGGAAAACCGGGCGCTGGTGAAACTGATCAGCGCCTTGGCTGACTCGCCGAGTACCATCTTTCAGACACTAGCTGAGACGATCCAGGACATTACCCAGTGTGATTCCGCAGGCCTGAGCCTGCTAACGAAGGACGGCAAATCGCCGCATGTTGAGGGCCAAAGGTTCTATTGGCCAGCCATTTGCGGAATGTGGGGTACCCACGTTGGAGGAGGGACCCCCCGTAATTTCGGCCCTTGCGGAGACGTGCTCGATCAAAATCGTACCTTGTTATTCACCCATTTCGAGCGGCGTTATCCATATTTGATGCCAGTCATTCCAGCTGCCGAAGAATGCTTGCTGGTTCCGTTTTATGTTGACGGCAAAGCGGTGGGAACTATATGGGGCATCATGCACAGCGACCGGCGCAAGTTCGACGCCGAAGATAACCGAGTCATGGCATCTCTGGGAAAATTTGCTTCCTCAGCTTATCGAGCATGGACGCATATAGAAGAACTAAAAATCGAAGTGGCCGAGCGCGAGAAGGCGGAAGCCGAAGTGCGTCAACTGGCGAGTGGGTTGGAAGCTAGGATCCACCGCCTAGTTGGGGCCAACGTTGTGGGCATTGTTATGTGGAATCTCGAAGGTGCAATCACGGGGGCCAATGAAGCATTTCTCCAGATGGTGCACTACGACCAAGACGATATCGCCTCCGATCGAGTGCGATGGAAAGATCTCACGCCAGTCGAATGGCGCAACCGGGACGAACAGGCAATAGCTGAACTCAAGGTATCCAGTATCTTCAGACCCTACGAGAAAGAGTTTCTCCGGAGAGACCGCACCAGAGTTCCGGTGCTGCTCGGCGGCACACTCTTTGAACACGGCGGAAACGATGGTGTCGCTTTCGTTCTCGATTTGACCGAGCAAAAGCGAACTGAGGAGGCCTTGCGGCGCAGTGAGGCTGACTTGGCGGAAGGGCAGAAACTCAGTCGTACCGGAACTTGGCGTTGGAACATCCGCACCGGAGAAGTCACTTGGTCGCGGGAGTTCTTTGCAATCCTTGGTTTTGACCCCGGAAAAGACAAAGCGTCGTATGAGCTGCATCTCGAGCGTATCCATCCGGAAGATCGATCCAAGATTGAGGAGGGTCGGTGGGCGGCTATTAAAGAGAGACGACATTTTGAATCTGAGTACCGGCTCCTAATCCCCGGAGGCTTGATCAAATGCTTGCACTGCGTTGGTCATTGTTTGGTAGATCAATCTGGCGATGTTGAGTATATCGGCGCAGTAATGGATATAACTGAGCGCAAGGCAGCCGAGGAGGAACGCGAACGATTACGCCAGGCACATCGCGTTATCGTTCAAACAGCCACTGACGCCATGGTTAGCGCGGACGAAAGCGGCGTGATTCAGTTTGCCAACCCCGCGGCCATGAAAGTCTTTGGTTATGATCCCAAGGAGTTGATTGGGAAGCCGTTGACCATATTAATGCCGGAATACCTGCGAAAAGCTCACGAGAACGGTTACGGACGCTATCTGGCCACTGGGCAGCGGCATCTCAACTGGGAAGGTACCCAGCTTACCGGGCTGCGCAAAAATGGTCAGGAGTTTCCGGTCGAAGTCTCGTTCGGAGAACTAACCATAAATGGTCAGCGGGTATTCACTGGTTTTATCCGCGATACCACTGAAAGAAAACAGGCAGAGGAGACACGCGAAAGATTACGTCGAGTACAGGCGGACCTTGAGCACTTGACCCGAGTTAGCACCATGGGCGAGCTGACCGCCTCGCTCGCCCACGAGGTCAATCAGCCCTTAACCGCCATCACGAATAATGGCAGCGCCTGCCTGAGACTGCTCGCGAATCAGAATCTTAATCCCGAGGTTCTCCGGCAGGCTCTCGAAGAAATTGTTGCCGATGGCAGGCGTGCCAGCGCTGTAATAGCTCGGATCCGCGGATTCATCAAGAAAGCACCGGCCGAGAAGACCGAACTGGACGTAAACGAAGTGATTCGTGAGGTTCTGGCTCTAGTTTGCCATCAACTTCACAAAAATCACGTCTCGGTCGAGTATCAAACGGCAAACGCTTTGCCGTTTGTATGGGCGGATCGCATTCAGCTACAGCAGGTCTTGTTGAACTTGATCATGAATAGCATCGAAGCTATGACCGGAGCCGCTAATCAATCTAGAGTACTCGGTGTGGAATCCCGGATCGACGAATCTGGCAGCATTTTGGTTGCAGTACGTGACTCGGGCACCGGCCTCAATTCCGAAACAGATCGCGTCTTCACTCCTTTCTTCACCACAAAGGCAAATGGCCTGGGGCTGGGTTTACCGATCAGCCGGTCACTCATCGAAGTGAATGGTGGTCGGCTATGGGCCACTTCCAACTCTCCTTGTGGTGCCGTGTTTTCGTTCACCCTCCCCGCAGCCGGGAGTTCTTCATGAGTGCCGATCCGGTGGTCTTTGTTGTAGATGATGATGCCTCGGTGCGTTCCTCACTCAAGTTCCTGTTAAGTACGGTAGGTCTGCAGACTGAAGCCTTCGACTCCGCCGACGGCTTTCTCCATAAAACACGTGTGGATGTTCCCTGCTGTCTTGTGCTGGACGTCAGGCTACCGGGATTGAGTGGTCTCGACTTTCAGCGTGAGCTTGCGACGCGAAACATTTGTATACCCATAGTTTTTCTCACTGGCCACGGCGACATTCCCATGAGCGTTCGTGCTATGAAGGCGGGAGCGGTCGAATTCCTTACGAAACCCTTTCGGGATCAGGACCTTCTCGATGCTGTTCGCGTCGCACTCGATCGGGATCGCGCGAGACGCGAACAAGAGAAGGAAATAACCGATATTCGTGGGCGGTTCGACTCTCTTACTTCTCGGGAGCAGGAAGTGGTTTTGATGGTCGTTGCGGGAATGCTCAACAAACAAATAGCTGCGGAACTCGGGACTGCCGAAAGCACGGTAAAAGTTCAGCGCAGCCGGGCGATGGAGAAGATGCAAGCTGAATCTCTAGCCGACTTGATCAAGATGATTCACAAAGTCCAACCGCCCTCGCAAAAAGCCTCGTAAACCAAAGCTTACGCGCATGCTCCCTTATGAGGAATTCAAAATACTCCTGTCGAATAGATTTCTCCTCGGGCTACGACTAAGCTGGCTCCCATAGGGTTCAAGAGTGACAAATCATCTAATCTCCGTCGTTGACGATGACGATTCCACGCGTAGAAGCACCACGCTGCTGATCGAGTCTTTCGGCTTCCAAGCAGCAGGCTTCGAATCTGCCGAAAGTCTCCTGACGTCTGATCAGCTGGGCGAGACATTGTGTCTCATCGTTGATGTGCGAATGCCGGGGATGAATGGGCTCCAACTCCAACGCCATCTCGCGGCCGCAGGATATAAAATCCCGATAGTTTTTATCACCGCTTACGATGATGGAGAATCCCGTCGACGAGCGATGCAAGCCGGAGCCGTCGCATTCTTACCAAAGCCATTTACGGATGAACTCTTACTTCAGGCTCTTCGTTCAGCTTTACTAGAACAGTTGAAAGTAAAAGCGAATCTGATATCCGTCGTTGACGATGATGAGTCCATCCGCAGAACTATGACACTGCTCATTCAGTCGTTTGGCTTTCAAGCAGCGGTTTTCGATTCTGCCGAAAATCTCCTGAAGTCTGGCCAACTTCACGAGACATCATGCCTCATCGTTGATGTGCAAATGCCTGGCATGAATGGCTTACAACTGCAAGGCCATCTTGCCTCGTCAGGCTACAAGATTCCTATTATTTTCATCACTGCTTACGACAACAAAGAATCGCGTTGTCAGGCAATGCAGGCCGGTGCCATCGCATTTTTAAGCAAGCCGTTTGACGACGAAGTCTTGCTTGAAACAATTCGCGCGACTTTGCTGGATCCAAAAGCACTGCTCAAGCAACCTGACCGGGAATGAATCGTGACCTTCCCTGTTGCCACCGCCTAAACTACGAGCGATTCTGATCAATCAAATTGCTGCGCAACTCACCCCAGCGGAGAGCAATCTAGTTTTTGGTGCCCCAGGGGTGCAATAAGAGAGCGTCGGGAAACGGTCGCTTGCCCAATCGGTGAGCACGATCCCACGCCCCAACCCAATCGGGCGGAAGTAACAAGCGTTGTGTGAGAATAGGGGCAGGTGCGGACCTCACTTAATCCCAAAGCTTACGCGCCTCGTCGTTTTGGGACGTTCGAAATACGAATGCCCAATAGATTTTTTCCCCTCCCGAAGCTAATTTGATTTTATGAAGCTGAATGGGGTCCAAACACCTTGTCTTGCCCATGGAAGACGCAACGGCACCTCGGTCGAACAGCTCGATCTCGATGCGGTAACCAAAGTTTCACAGGCGCTGTCCGGCGAGATGGTACTGGACGAGCTGATCGACACGCTCATGCGGACGGCAATCGAGGAAGGGGGTGCTGAGCGAGGTCTTTTGTTATTTCTACGAGGTGATGAGCTGCGTGTAGAAGCGGAAGGGACGATCAGAGGGGACAAGGTCATCGTGCACCGGGAAGAAGCGGCCGTGGGCACGTGGCCTGAATCGATCGTCCACTATGTCGTGCGCACTCAGGAGTGTGTGATTCTTGACGATGCCGCATTGAAAAGTATTTTTTCTAAGGATAAATACATCGCTCAACGTCGCGCGCAGTCTATTCTCTGTCTGCCCTTGATCCATCATGCAAAGCTCATTGGCATACTTTACCTTGAAAACAATCTCGCTCCCTATGTCTTCAAATGGACCCGGACAGCCGTCCTGAAACTGCTTGCCTCCCAAGCCGCAATATCCGTTGAAAACGCGCTTCGTTACGCGGATCTCAGAGAACGCGAGGCAACGATTCGGCGGCTAGTCGAGCAGGAACGCAGCGAGGAGCACTATCGTATAGTCGTCGAAACATCAAGTGATGCCGTGATAACCGCGGACGAGAGGGGCTTAGTCATGTTCACTAATCCCGCTACCAAGCGGATCTTTGGTTATGATTCCGTCGAATTGATCGGGAAACCCCTGAGCACGCTCATGCCGGAATCCATGCGAGAACTTCACGAGGCGGGGTTCAAGCGTTACTTGGCGACCGGCGACCGCCATATCAACTGGCAAGGAACTGAACTGATCGGCATGCGTAAGAATGGCGAAGAGTTCCCTTTGGAGATTTCTTTCGGAGAGCAGATCAGGAACGGGCAAAGAGTATTTGTCGGTTCAGTTCGCGACATAAGTGAAAAGAAAAGGGCCGAGGAGGCCTTCAGGCATCTCGTAGTAGGCACAGCGACGACCACGGGCAACGACTTCTTTCAGAGTCTGGTGCAGCACATGGCGCAAGCGTTGCGCGCCCGTTGTGCGTTTGTTTCAACTTGTGATGACGGGAAACATGCCCGCACGCTGGCCTTCTGGAACGGCGATGGATTTGGGCGGAACTTCGAGTTTGAAATCGCTGATACGCCGTGCGAAAAGGTCCTTCACGGCGAAGTTGCCCATTATCGACAGGGACTTCGGGGCCTGTTCCCCCGCGATAAGATCCTGTCGGATTTGAAAGCGGAAAGCTATCTCGGCCTCCCCATGCTCGACCGCAGCAATCGCGTGATCGGCCACATAGCAATCCTGGATGACAAGCCCATAGATGCCGACGCGCGCGCCATCGACTTGCTTAAGATTTTTGCTTCCCGCGCCGCTGCCGAATTGAAGCGACAGAAGGCTGAGGACGAGCTGCAGGCGGCACTGCAGGAGAGCGAGAGCATGCGAGAAGAACTTGCCCAGCTTGCACATCTGAACCGAGTTAGCACCATGGGAGAGCTTGCAGCCTCGTTGGCCCACGAAATAAAACAGCCGATTTCAGCCGCGATGACAGATGCCAGGACCTGTTCACGCTGGTTGAATCAGGATTACCCGGACCTGCCGGAGGCGCAAGCTGCGGCTTCAAGAGTCATCAAAGACGTAGCCCGTGCATCCGAAATCATCAGCCGGGTCAGGTCGCTGTTTAGGAAGGACTCCCCGCACCGCGAGGAAGTTGATATGAATGAAGTCATTCAAGAGATGATCGCTTTGCTGCGGGGAGAGGCGGCTCAACATTCGATCGCGATTCACAGCGAGATTGCGCCCGATCTGCCTCCGATCATGGCGGACCGCCTTCAGTTGCAACAGGTGTTAATGAATCTCATGCTCAATGGGATCGAGGCCATGAAGAACATGAACACCCCAAGTAGACTTACAGTCAGGTCACAGTA
This window encodes:
- a CDS encoding PAS domain S-box protein, which gives rise to MKLNGVQTPCLAHGRRNGTSVEQLDLDAVTKVSQALSGEMVLDELIDTLMRTAIEEGGAERGLLLFLRGDELRVEAEGTIRGDKVIVHREEAAVGTWPESIVHYVVRTQECVILDDAALKSIFSKDKYIAQRRAQSILCLPLIHHAKLIGILYLENNLAPYVFKWTRTAVLKLLASQAAISVENALRYADLREREATIRRLVEQERSEEHYRIVVETSSDAVITADERGLVMFTNPATKRIFGYDSVELIGKPLSTLMPESMRELHEAGFKRYLATGDRHINWQGTELIGMRKNGEEFPLEISFGEQIRNGQRVFVGSVRDISEKKRAEEAFRHLVVGTATTTGNDFFQSLVQHMAQALRARCAFVSTCDDGKHARTLAFWNGDGFGRNFEFEIADTPCEKVLHGEVAHYRQGLRGLFPRDKILSDLKAESYLGLPMLDRSNRVIGHIAILDDKPIDADARAIDLLKIFASRAAAELKRQKAEDELQAALQESESMREELAQLAHLNRVSTMGELAASLAHEIKQPISAAMTDARTCSRWLNQDYPDLPEAQAAASRVIKDVARASEIISRVRSLFRKDSPHREEVDMNEVIQEMIALLRGEAAQHSIAIHSEIAPDLPPIMADRLQLQQVLMNLMLNGIEAMKNMNTPSRLTVRSQYDHNGQVLVSVMDSGIGIPPEKMEQIFNAFFTSKPQGTGMGLPISRSIIESHRGRLWAVSNSESGVTFHFTLPAQGDASRAA